Part of the Shewanella eurypsychrophilus genome is shown below.
AAATGGATGCCAATGCGAATGTGACTCATAAAAATATTGCCACATTAGAAGCAGAGTTACTCAAAGATTGCTTTGTGCAGATCAATCGCGGACTTGTACACGATAAGATCAGTGAAACCTTTGATGAAAGCCTAGCTAAAGAGTATCTAAGACAGATAGAGGACCATGAGATCTATGTACATGATGAAACCAGTTTAAAACCCTACTGCACCTCCATCAGCATGTATCCCTTTCTACTCGATGGGTTAACTAAACTTGGTGGTGAATCTAAAGCGCCTAAACACCTCGAGTCGTTCTGTGGTTCATTTGTTAATCTGATCTTTGCCGTGTCATCTCAATTTGCCGGCGCCGTGGCTACTGTGGAATTTCTCACCTACTTTGACTATTTTGCCCGCCTTGAGTATGGTGACGACTACCTAATGACCCATCCAAAAGCGGTCGAGAACCATCTGCAGCATGTGGTCTATGCCATCAATCAGCCAGCTGCTGCCCGAGGTTATCAGAGCGTATTTTGGAATATTTCGCTGTTTGATCAACACTACTTCTCCTCTATGTTTGGTGATTTTGTCTTCCCGGATTTCAGTAAACCACAATGGCAAAGCGTTGATAGCTTGCAGCAGTTCTTTCTGGGCTGGATCAATAAAGAGCGTGAATCATCAGTACTGACCTTTCCTGTTATCACGGCTGCGATGCTCACTGAAAATGGTCAATGTAAAGACCAAGCCTTTGCATTAAAATTGGCGCAACAAAAAGCCGAAGGAAACTCATTTTTTATCTACCTTTCTGATAGCGCAGATTCACTCGCCTCATGTTGCCGTCTACGCAATGAGATCACCGATAATACCTTTTCCTATTCACTCGGTGCAGGCGGTGTTGCGACTGGCTCTATCAATGTGATCACCTTGAATATGAATCGTCTAGTGCAAGATGGGCGCTGTCTGCAAACTGAGATAGAGAAGATACAGAAGTATCAGGTAGCCTACCGCAAGATGATGGAGGAGTACCTAAATCAAGGCGCACTCACTGTCTATGATGCTGGCTTTATCTCCCTTGATAAACAGTTTCTGACTATTGGTATTAATGGCATGGCTGAGGCGGCTGAGTTTTTAGGTATCGAGGTTGGCAATAATCTTGAGTACAAATCTTTTGTCAGCGAGCAGTTAAAGGTGATTTATGATGCCAACCAAGTGGCAAAGCAGCATTATGGCTATATGTTCAATACCGAATTTGTACCTGCTGAAAATCTTGGAGTAAAAAATGCGAAATGGGATAAGAAGGATGGTTATCAAGTTAACCGTGACTGTTACAACTCGTATTTCTATCTCGTAGAAGATGAGCAAACTAACCATCTGGATAAATTTATCCTCCACGGACAAGAGATCACCCAATATTTAGACGGTGGCTCGGCGCTGCATCTGAACTTAGATGAAGCGCTATCGGCCGAAGCCTACTTAAAACTGTTTAATGTCGCGGCCAGCACAGGTTGTAACTACTTCTGTGTCAACGTAAAAATTACCATCTGTAATGAATGTGAAGCGATAGATAAGCGTACACTGCAGCACTGTTCATCTTGTGGCAGCTTAAATATCGATCACGGCACACGGGTCATTGGTTATCTAAAACGTGTCACCGCCTTCAGTCAGGCAAGACAAGAAGAGCACAAGCTAAGACACTACCATCGAGAAACAGCGTAATACTATTGACCACTACCACCTAAGAACAAAGGTAACCTCATAGGCTCTCCAAAAATAGGAGAGCTTACTGACCACTATTTACACGCTTAATCCCCATTGTTCGAAGGTCTCAAGGCAGAGTTGCTCTCTAAAATCAGGGTGCGCGATATCTATCAGCGCCCTAGCCCGCTCTCGTAATGAGCGACCTCTTAAATTAGCAGCGCCGTACTCTGTCACGATATAGTGAACATGGGCTCGGGTCGTTACCACTCCAGCGCCCGGTGATAATACCGTTGAGATCCGCGATATCTTACCGCCCGCAGCAGTACTTGGTAGTGCAATCACTGAGCGCCCTCCCTCAGATAAACCTGCGCCACGAATAAAGTCCATCTGGCCTCCCACTCCCGAGTAGATTCTGGTGCCTAAAGAATCGGCGCAGATCTGGCCAGATATATCCACTTGAAGCGCGGAGTTTATCGCCATCACATTGGGGTTTTTACGGATTATGGCCGTATCGTTCACTAACTCAATATCCATAAAGATGACTGACGGGTTATCGTCAACATAGTCATAAAGACGCTGGCTGCCTAATGCAAAACCTGTGACGATTTTACCTGGGTTGAATCGCTTCTTGCTGTTATTTATCACCCCCAGTTCGATGAGATTTAACACCCCATCAGAAAATAACTCAGTATGGATCCCCAGATCTTTATGTTCGGTTAAGCAGCTCAGTACAGCATCGGGTATCGCACCTATTCCCATCTGCAGGCAGTCACCATCTCGAACAAGCTCGGCCACATTGTTACCAATAGCGAGACTCGTTGCATCACTTGCCGCTAAAGGGTGTTGTGGCAGCGAAGCACTGCACTCGTATACTGTGGCAAATTTTTCAAAATGAATAAAGCCATCTCCATGGGTGCGGGGCATCAGTGGATTGATATGGGCAATAATTTTCCCCGCAACTTGGCAAGCGGCTAAGGTCGCTTCAACTGAGATCCCCAGTGAGCAAATCCCATGTTTATCAGGGGGGGAAACTTGAATGATTGCCGTATCAATTTTTTGTTCGCCTGAACGAAATAACTTAGGCACTTCGGAGAGGAAAATGGGCACATAATCAGCGTCTCCCTGCTGTAATAAACTCCGTGTGGGCTGACCGCTAAAGAAACAGCGATGTCTTAAGTGGCCTTTCAACTTATCGCTGCTGAGCGCCTCCGCACACTCAGTATGTAACTGTAATAGAGTGAGATTATCTCTAGTCAATGCATGCTCAGCTAAAGCATTTAAGAGCAGCCTCGGGGTTGCTCCCATCGAGTGGGTCCAGAGAGTTTCACCACTTTCTATGATAGATACAGCTTCAAGGGCAGTTTTACAGACGATAGGCGCCATGATGTTTCCAATTTATGTCTATTTTTATGACATAAATAGTAGCAAAGGTGAATATGTCCAAATATGGACAAGATCATAAACTGTTACCTGATCCCATAAACAGTTTCTTACAGAGTGTTCACAAATATTTACGCTATTACACCAATCGATATAAAGGTGTTGTCTATCAGCGATAGAAATTGGCACTTCTATCGCCTCATTTCAAAGCTCGCTTCACGATTTCCAGCCACACTAATTAACAACTACATCAATTGTTTATACAAAAATTAATTGTCATTAATGCGATTGACCTACTTGCATTGCATGAACTAGCTTGGTAGGGGATGACTTCTACCGATAAGAGATCAATGGCCTTTCGCCTAACTACTGATTTTTCGACAATCGTTTTAGCCATGGTCTCAATGGCAGAAGTAAAGGTCACCCTACGGACCGACATCGATTCTAACCTAAGCCTTCGTAGTTTAAGGAATTATAACAAATGAGAAATTTAGAGCTATTCAGTACAGTATCGATAGATCACCTACTTTGGTCGTCAGATGAGGACACTGCCAAATTAAACTCACCAGCCCTATCAATTTTCACCGACTTTGATCATTCACAACCTATGGTCATTGACGCTTGCACTACTGCGGTTAACGCACTCGAGATCATGGAGAAAACTCATAGTTTTATGCGCTTAGTCGTCGATAAGTCTAACAATTTTTTAGGTGTACTCACTAAACATCAACTAAAGCATAGAAAAATACTCAAGAAGGCAAATAAATACAGCTCGGGTCTGGATGAACTTTTAGTCACAGATATGATGCTGACACGAGAGAAATTGATGGCACTGGATTATGAGCAGATCTCAACAGCAAATGTCAGTGATGTTGTTAGAGCCTTACAGGAAAATGGTCTACACCATATTTTAGTCATCGATCATCAACAACATCATATTAGAGGGTTAATTTCAGCGAACGATGTGGCACGTAAACTCAGAGTCCCAATTAATATAGAGCAGCCTCCTTCATTTATGCATATTTTCAAAGCAGCTATTTAGTCTGAGTGGCCTGATTTAAGTCCTAGTTAAAGCCCTGAACCACAATTCAACATACTGTAGTGAAAGTTAAGGCCAACATATAGGTGGCTTTAACTTTATCCCTTATTTAGCACTTACCTTAGCGTGACCCGCTAACACTAAAAGGCCTGCAAAGATCCCTAGATTCTTAACAAAGTTTTGCACCTCATGGGCTCCTTCAATGCCAGTATAATTCCAAAAATCATGCAGATTGAGATTAATAACCAGAACTAACACTGCGAGCAATAAAGACACAATGAAGGTGTAACGATTAAAAATAAGCGCAATCGCCGCCGAAATTTCAAATACTGCCGCCATAGCGAGCAATTGTGGGATCATCACCATATTATGGTTCGCCATTAAGGCTATATGCATATCCCAGCTAACAAACTTCATCACTCCAGGTAATAAGAAGTAAAGCGCTAACAAAACCCTTCCTGAAGTGATTAACACAGTATTCATTGACGACTTCCCCTCAAAAAATATTTTACCTAGTCCTGTTTCATCGAATATTAGATAACTTGTCCATTTACTGTTAGGGCAACATCTATGTTGTTTCGGGTTGCATTGGAATAAGGACAAACATGATGTGCCATTTTTACCAGTTCCACAGCCTGCTCTTGATCTAGGTCTAAAGTGACATCTAATGCTGCACTGAGTGCAAAGCCACCTTCTTCTCTTGCACCTATGCCTATCGTCGCTGTCACTGGAGCTTGTGATAACTTAAGTTTAGTCT
Proteins encoded:
- the nrdD gene encoding anaerobic ribonucleoside-triphosphate reductase, with amino-acid sequence MLRLNQDQIDNKKDFIKLYFQTENAADSSKMDANANVTHKNIATLEAELLKDCFVQINRGLVHDKISETFDESLAKEYLRQIEDHEIYVHDETSLKPYCTSISMYPFLLDGLTKLGGESKAPKHLESFCGSFVNLIFAVSSQFAGAVATVEFLTYFDYFARLEYGDDYLMTHPKAVENHLQHVVYAINQPAAARGYQSVFWNISLFDQHYFSSMFGDFVFPDFSKPQWQSVDSLQQFFLGWINKERESSVLTFPVITAAMLTENGQCKDQAFALKLAQQKAEGNSFFIYLSDSADSLASCCRLRNEITDNTFSYSLGAGGVATGSINVITLNMNRLVQDGRCLQTEIEKIQKYQVAYRKMMEEYLNQGALTVYDAGFISLDKQFLTIGINGMAEAAEFLGIEVGNNLEYKSFVSEQLKVIYDANQVAKQHYGYMFNTEFVPAENLGVKNAKWDKKDGYQVNRDCYNSYFYLVEDEQTNHLDKFILHGQEITQYLDGGSALHLNLDEALSAEAYLKLFNVAASTGCNYFCVNVKITICNECEAIDKRTLQHCSSCGSLNIDHGTRVIGYLKRVTAFSQARQEEHKLRHYHRETA
- a CDS encoding organic hydroperoxide resistance protein codes for the protein MKNIYQTKATASAGRNGNVETEDGKLSLLLSYPKEMGGTGEATNPEQLFAAGYSACFSNAILHVARETKLKLSQAPVTATIGIGAREEGGFALSAALDVTLDLDQEQAVELVKMAHHVCPYSNATRNNIDVALTVNGQVI
- a CDS encoding DoxX family membrane protein, yielding MNTVLITSGRVLLALYFLLPGVMKFVSWDMHIALMANHNMVMIPQLLAMAAVFEISAAIALIFNRYTFIVSLLLAVLVLVINLNLHDFWNYTGIEGAHEVQNFVKNLGIFAGLLVLAGHAKVSAK
- a CDS encoding acetyl-CoA hydrolase/transferase family protein, with translation MAPIVCKTALEAVSIIESGETLWTHSMGATPRLLLNALAEHALTRDNLTLLQLHTECAEALSSDKLKGHLRHRCFFSGQPTRSLLQQGDADYVPIFLSEVPKLFRSGEQKIDTAIIQVSPPDKHGICSLGISVEATLAACQVAGKIIAHINPLMPRTHGDGFIHFEKFATVYECSASLPQHPLAASDATSLAIGNNVAELVRDGDCLQMGIGAIPDAVLSCLTEHKDLGIHTELFSDGVLNLIELGVINNSKKRFNPGKIVTGFALGSQRLYDYVDDNPSVIFMDIELVNDTAIIRKNPNVMAINSALQVDISGQICADSLGTRIYSGVGGQMDFIRGAGLSEGGRSVIALPSTAAGGKISRISTVLSPGAGVVTTRAHVHYIVTEYGAANLRGRSLRERARALIDIAHPDFREQLCLETFEQWGLSV
- a CDS encoding CBS domain-containing protein; translation: MRNLELFSTVSIDHLLWSSDEDTAKLNSPALSIFTDFDHSQPMVIDACTTAVNALEIMEKTHSFMRLVVDKSNNFLGVLTKHQLKHRKILKKANKYSSGLDELLVTDMMLTREKLMALDYEQISTANVSDVVRALQENGLHHILVIDHQQHHIRGLISANDVARKLRVPINIEQPPSFMHIFKAAI